The following coding sequences are from one Leptospira mayottensis 200901116 window:
- a CDS encoding peptidoglycan DD-metalloendopeptidase family protein — MNTINPTVQTVTTTPAAQATNPAQAAQSYYQGTQLWDSKWQDLLNKQNTWEQNSLNAIQNGILQWNQSITGLENDKLSYLNGIEQTKAQWLANKQLIANAQSQMRNALQSTITNIRSQENQLKTNASSDPSLTSVFGDMDELLEDLQDALNSNASLGTLAQTLGNFFQSQISNATAKADYWNITKWQETYATQTVAYSQIVGNSSISCTNYEGSGCNNVASGNRSIVYNSNGSVYGWRASSGSLVYQSDETGTVGQGSYGSSAYIENSHYQISCQAWDFGGTCVGGFGGYESNGVYCGDRFEFCGYTRDTVIDQNYTVFASGTFNQQQITNNNNIRNAIFGSYNTAFGQSSQAGNAVAGSGVALETKVYLGGSALNSSNWYGSLGLNNQVQIQTKYKYIDSAMQANQNFWTSMKTQFTNIASTFLSLVNPLKDWEERSQTYEEEYQAKLLELEQTKQSTISNYDNQINLMKAARGAWVTEVYGYQMAGIAGSADNANSQYRSGQENWDNTISIFQQSELNWYLSAKDILQQAVTATDGETQFQTNAIPQANQLQTQITNSETNTTGLYNAATGLYQTYQYAAAGNVMQQALTNQQNQTSWNGQGANLSQTIADSFGRSEAYKTAELSASNRINALAQTIYGNGAYIVDNTELQTLQTQITTSGQNQTFWQNEINGTNGGFNFNGRNNTSQAKETLYTNMIADIAVATTLQAEVVDEEITYLKTANEYFEKSERYQELADKARSEAKFDEAALYTGYAVREKNNALGYLKKKYYSLGEEITSEIDNRGLTYTKNSFLSYRDNLLNKNFQNSTQINKQIQEGKNAVAGIISEGESYNQIQGMIQTATNLNKQGEENKQRVEKLLLESKELANRNIGEGLLDGLQEMIASIQSTLPQEISNNGVSQYIQAQEKELEEKQKKADELLAHMNSLVTNQNDLNALQTLLQGSSQAINLAANSAVSKYLDDYAKKLQKDNEERSNQLQKTLLEALTNGEDYKYLRDAGYSFRTDGEGISAYRQIYSGEIEIDGSAMKSTSYSPDLEYQYIRIDTKFNPGNLSVDMMNPNATRFNAEMVLGVKNYIDNLQKNVETMFAQFSDKTNEIKEEYAQNQEIRDYKKELYKENRDTTVASFQALPGDLKGMFEGEMGGLKNYHEQGSKYNFGTESFKGQSGDMKKIGKAMYEGANIDDTVFGGSRELKGSVSVKGIPVEISYGMQYLIVTSGFDISNLGYNFNLKLVGTQNAESQLSNVNQKYAVYSEDIQNRIEKQAKANDADKESKGFLFTILNGMNGGSGSMGQRFTQAVKSEAQSRITGAVAEATGLPASLVGALVGGSSMKDAVKAYVKDETVNAISKATGLPTWLISNQMEKMNKPKEQWYQSQEFQMVTTVVAVAAAPFTGGASLMVAMAVGAGLGAATGAASGGLKGALVGAVGGAAGAAVKSFTGGAVNVGLSYSAENGFGASVGVGYGPATVSVGISERGGTSVDVGLTKGGFNAGLNYNSKTGSVSGSTGFTSQSGTGLALSYNEGDGFGASLSKSFSNGVNGGISWSEKGGVGGNIGYEAPGDKNKPKDSLANQMKGAGGTLSFNQRDGVSAALNASGGVNAGNWSESGGFQANTNFLADKWKADFISGKAKEDADAQEASRGAQNRNNQESGAAAIAGAGVTFGGRKEEGGVTLQHGGGAGEPNTGLGSAGAYGSPGLHDTVQTITVSGGTVEGNGGRKLSAADVAEFKADFRNESRAQTDASIAALKKAGYDTNGIEKFVTDFRNGKAANTANQTATATATVHPTTQQSTGFFTNALNSVVGGATGLWNRATGGSKQSNSNGNGNGHEIVRIGENGLAEYANGARTSIAFNEKTDGPFSQPRTGEVHGAVDLMTPIGTKVSALEDGVVTISRNKPDDYLRYPLKAGETTTLGGASISIRHTNANGETVYSYYAHNSKVLVENNQKVYKGQVIALSGQSGNTPGGPHIHQEVSKYVDGKRVKMDPLEFSWEKFNANKNEN, encoded by the coding sequence GTGAATACGATCAATCCGACTGTGCAAACTGTAACCACTACTCCTGCCGCCCAAGCAACAAACCCCGCACAAGCGGCACAGAGTTATTACCAAGGAACCCAGCTCTGGGATTCTAAATGGCAGGATTTACTTAACAAACAAAACACCTGGGAACAGAATTCCTTAAATGCGATCCAGAATGGAATCCTGCAATGGAATCAATCGATTACAGGACTCGAAAATGATAAATTAAGTTATTTGAATGGAATCGAACAAACAAAAGCCCAGTGGTTGGCGAACAAACAATTGATTGCAAACGCTCAAAGCCAAATGAGAAACGCGCTTCAATCCACAATTACAAATATACGTTCTCAAGAAAATCAATTGAAAACAAATGCATCGAGTGATCCGAGTTTGACATCCGTGTTTGGGGACATGGACGAATTGTTGGAAGATCTACAGGATGCTCTGAATTCTAACGCATCCCTCGGCACGTTAGCGCAAACACTGGGAAATTTTTTCCAAAGTCAGATTTCAAACGCAACCGCAAAAGCCGACTACTGGAATATTACCAAATGGCAAGAGACGTATGCGACACAGACGGTTGCGTATTCTCAGATCGTGGGGAACTCTTCCATAAGCTGTACGAATTATGAAGGATCAGGATGTAACAACGTAGCCAGTGGGAATCGATCGATCGTATACAACAGTAATGGAAGTGTATATGGATGGAGAGCGAGCAGCGGTTCTTTGGTCTATCAATCGGATGAAACCGGCACGGTGGGCCAAGGTTCATATGGTTCGTCCGCATATATTGAAAACTCACATTACCAAATCAGTTGTCAAGCATGGGATTTCGGCGGAACTTGTGTCGGTGGATTTGGAGGTTACGAGTCCAACGGTGTCTATTGTGGTGACAGATTCGAATTCTGCGGATATACCCGAGACACAGTTATCGACCAAAACTATACAGTATTTGCAAGCGGGACGTTCAACCAACAACAGATAACAAACAACAATAATATTCGAAATGCAATATTCGGAAGTTATAACACTGCATTTGGACAATCCTCCCAAGCTGGGAACGCGGTGGCCGGATCGGGTGTGGCTCTTGAAACCAAAGTATATTTGGGAGGAAGCGCTTTAAATAGTTCCAACTGGTATGGATCGTTGGGATTGAATAACCAAGTTCAAATACAAACGAAATACAAATACATAGACTCTGCGATGCAAGCAAACCAGAACTTTTGGACGAGTATGAAAACTCAGTTTACAAATATTGCATCTACGTTTTTGTCACTCGTCAATCCGTTGAAAGACTGGGAAGAAAGATCGCAAACATACGAAGAAGAATACCAAGCAAAACTATTAGAACTGGAACAAACGAAACAATCTACAATTTCCAACTATGATAATCAGATTAATCTCATGAAGGCGGCAAGAGGAGCCTGGGTCACAGAAGTTTACGGTTACCAAATGGCAGGAATTGCAGGAAGCGCGGATAACGCAAATAGCCAATACAGAAGCGGACAAGAGAATTGGGATAATACGATATCAATCTTCCAACAATCGGAACTCAACTGGTATTTATCTGCAAAAGATATATTACAACAAGCGGTAACTGCAACTGACGGAGAAACACAATTCCAAACAAACGCAATTCCGCAAGCAAACCAACTACAAACACAAATTACAAACTCAGAAACAAATACAACCGGGCTTTACAACGCGGCCACCGGACTTTACCAAACGTATCAATATGCAGCGGCAGGAAACGTAATGCAACAAGCATTAACGAATCAACAAAACCAAACAAGTTGGAACGGACAAGGAGCCAACCTCTCTCAAACAATCGCAGATTCTTTTGGAAGAAGCGAAGCCTACAAAACAGCAGAACTCAGCGCAAGTAATCGAATCAATGCACTGGCACAAACGATTTACGGAAACGGGGCATATATCGTAGACAATACAGAGTTGCAAACACTCCAAACCCAAATTACAACGAGCGGACAAAACCAAACGTTTTGGCAAAATGAAATCAATGGAACCAACGGAGGATTTAACTTTAACGGTCGCAACAACACAAGCCAAGCAAAAGAAACCTTGTATACGAACATGATCGCAGACATTGCAGTCGCAACAACGTTACAAGCAGAAGTAGTCGACGAAGAGATCACATATCTAAAAACAGCAAACGAATACTTTGAGAAATCCGAAAGATATCAAGAGTTAGCAGACAAAGCAAGAAGCGAAGCAAAATTCGATGAAGCAGCACTTTACACTGGTTATGCGGTGAGAGAAAAAAACAACGCTTTAGGATATTTAAAAAAGAAATACTATTCGTTAGGCGAAGAAATTACGAGTGAAATAGACAACCGAGGATTGACATATACCAAAAATTCTTTCCTGAGTTACAGAGATAACCTACTCAACAAAAACTTTCAAAATAGCACACAAATCAACAAACAAATCCAAGAAGGAAAAAACGCTGTAGCAGGAATTATTTCCGAAGGAGAAAGTTACAACCAAATCCAAGGAATGATCCAAACAGCGACCAACTTAAACAAACAAGGAGAAGAAAACAAACAAAGAGTAGAGAAACTACTCTTAGAATCAAAAGAATTAGCAAACCGTAATATCGGAGAAGGACTCTTGGATGGACTCCAAGAAATGATCGCAAGCATACAAAGCACACTCCCACAAGAGATATCTAACAACGGAGTGAGCCAATACATACAAGCACAAGAGAAAGAGCTGGAAGAAAAACAAAAAAAGGCAGATGAACTACTTGCCCACATGAATTCACTTGTGACAAACCAAAACGATTTGAATGCATTACAAACCCTACTCCAAGGAAGCAGCCAAGCAATCAACCTAGCAGCAAACAGCGCGGTATCTAAATACTTAGACGACTACGCAAAGAAACTTCAAAAAGACAACGAAGAAAGAAGTAACCAACTTCAAAAGACGTTACTCGAAGCTCTGACGAACGGAGAAGATTACAAATATCTCAGAGACGCAGGATATTCTTTCCGAACGGATGGAGAAGGAATATCCGCTTACAGACAGATCTACAGCGGAGAAATCGAAATCGACGGCAGTGCGATGAAGAGCACGAGTTATTCTCCCGATTTAGAATATCAATATATTAGAATAGACACAAAATTCAATCCAGGAAACTTGAGCGTGGATATGATGAATCCAAACGCGACAAGGTTCAACGCAGAAATGGTACTGGGAGTTAAAAACTACATCGACAATCTCCAAAAGAACGTAGAGACGATGTTTGCTCAGTTCAGCGACAAAACAAACGAGATCAAAGAAGAATACGCACAGAATCAAGAAATCCGAGACTACAAAAAGGAACTCTACAAAGAAAATCGGGATACAACGGTAGCCTCCTTTCAAGCTTTACCAGGCGACTTGAAAGGCATGTTCGAAGGAGAAATGGGAGGACTCAAAAATTATCACGAACAAGGATCGAAATACAACTTCGGAACAGAAAGTTTCAAAGGCCAAAGCGGAGATATGAAGAAGATCGGCAAAGCGATGTATGAAGGAGCAAACATTGACGACACAGTTTTTGGAGGAAGCAGAGAACTCAAAGGCTCGGTGAGCGTCAAAGGCATACCTGTAGAAATTAGCTACGGAATGCAGTATTTGATCGTAACATCCGGATTTGATATATCGAATTTAGGCTACAACTTCAACTTGAAGTTAGTGGGAACTCAAAACGCAGAGAGTCAACTCTCGAACGTAAATCAAAAATATGCCGTCTACTCCGAAGACATTCAAAATAGAATCGAGAAACAAGCAAAGGCGAATGACGCGGATAAGGAAAGCAAGGGATTTCTATTTACAATTTTGAATGGAATGAACGGCGGATCCGGAAGCATGGGACAAAGATTTACCCAAGCGGTGAAGTCGGAAGCACAAAGCCGCATAACGGGAGCCGTGGCCGAAGCAACTGGATTACCTGCAAGTCTCGTAGGGGCACTTGTCGGTGGAAGTAGCATGAAAGACGCAGTGAAAGCGTATGTCAAAGACGAGACCGTAAACGCAATTTCGAAAGCAACCGGATTACCTACATGGCTTATCTCCAATCAGATGGAGAAGATGAACAAACCGAAAGAACAATGGTATCAAAGCCAAGAGTTCCAAATGGTGACAACAGTGGTAGCAGTAGCGGCAGCGCCCTTCACCGGCGGAGCTTCTCTGATGGTCGCTATGGCAGTGGGTGCAGGCCTGGGTGCCGCCACAGGAGCTGCAAGCGGAGGATTAAAAGGTGCGCTCGTCGGTGCTGTGGGTGGAGCTGCAGGAGCTGCTGTCAAAAGTTTTACAGGAGGAGCGGTTAACGTAGGCCTCAGCTACTCCGCAGAGAACGGATTTGGTGCAAGCGTAGGAGTCGGATATGGACCTGCCACAGTGAGCGTCGGCATCTCAGAACGAGGTGGAACATCGGTGGATGTCGGTTTAACAAAAGGCGGATTCAATGCAGGACTAAACTACAACAGTAAAACAGGAAGCGTAAGTGGAAGCACAGGATTTACTTCTCAAAGTGGAACGGGCTTAGCACTCAGTTACAACGAAGGAGACGGATTTGGTGCAAGCCTTAGTAAAAGTTTTAGTAATGGAGTCAATGGCGGAATCAGTTGGAGCGAGAAAGGTGGTGTCGGTGGAAACATCGGATACGAAGCTCCTGGAGACAAAAACAAACCGAAAGATTCACTTGCAAATCAAATGAAAGGAGCCGGTGGAACTTTAAGTTTCAATCAAAGAGATGGAGTATCAGCAGCGCTTAACGCATCGGGAGGAGTGAACGCAGGAAACTGGAGTGAGTCAGGTGGATTCCAGGCAAACACAAACTTTTTAGCCGACAAGTGGAAAGCCGATTTTATATCAGGAAAAGCGAAAGAAGACGCAGATGCGCAAGAAGCATCCAGAGGCGCTCAAAATAGGAACAATCAAGAATCTGGTGCAGCGGCGATCGCAGGGGCTGGGGTCACTTTCGGAGGTCGCAAAGAAGAAGGCGGCGTAACCTTACAGCACGGTGGTGGAGCCGGTGAACCGAACACAGGTTTAGGATCGGCTGGAGCATATGGCTCGCCAGGCCTTCACGACACCGTGCAGACAATTACAGTGTCCGGCGGGACTGTGGAAGGAAATGGAGGACGCAAGTTGAGTGCGGCTGATGTTGCGGAATTCAAAGCAGATTTCAGAAACGAAAGTAGAGCGCAGACCGATGCAAGCATCGCGGCATTGAAGAAGGCTGGTTACGACACAAACGGTATTGAGAAGTTTGTAACGGATTTTCGTAACGGAAAAGCGGCGAATACTGCGAACCAAACCGCAACAGCAACAGCAACAGTGCATCCGACTACTCAACAAAGCACCGGATTTTTTACAAATGCACTTAATTCAGTAGTGGGTGGAGCAACGGGATTGTGGAATCGGGCGACGGGGGGTTCTAAGCAATCAAATAGCAATGGTAATGGTAATGGACATGAAATTGTTCGTATTGGGGAAAACGGTTTGGCTGAGTATGCCAATGGAGCAAGAACTTCAATTGCATTTAATGAAAAAACGGACGGTCCATTCTCTCAACCTCGTACCGGCGAAGTACATGGAGCAGTAGATCTTATGACTCCAATTGGAACGAAAGTGTCTGCGTTAGAGGATGGTGTAGTTACAATTTCAAGAAATAAACCTGATGATTACTTGCGCTATCCATTGAAAGCCGGAGAAACTACAACACTTGGAGGAGCGTCTATTTCAATACGCCATACCAATGCGAATGGTGAAACCGTTTATAGCTACTATGCTCACAATTCAAAAGTATTAGTCGAAAATAATCAGAAAGTTTATAAAGGTCAGGTTATTGCTTTATCTGGTCAATCCGGTAATACTCCTGGCGGACCTCACATCCATCAAGAAGTGAGTAAATATGTAGACGGTAAAAGAGTAAAAATGGATCCTTTAGAGTTTTCATGGGAGAAGTTTAATGCAAATAAAAATGAAAATTAA
- a CDS encoding DDE-type integrase/transposase/recombinase has protein sequence MQTATHSSVILPTIPKKNRNSYDTFWKFNVANGVITSEQLKGLPKSTVHSLKNKDPDSFRHIYGFRFNGMEPNLQREANYLSIRLENSLTLQKGIIALAKIKLCLLQIKSLPKKMKNSIQVKEKIVRTIQRVRDDLGFERTLRKFHISKSTFHSWFFQVRFRCSSSWEKLCHKRFVGQISVKEIDSLKNLLLEKATLFWPLSSIWGCARKNDILHCSLSSFYKWARVIRPELFSNKFKKLKKEGFKTYRPNEVWHCDITQFVTKDNVKSHIYILIDNFSKMILAFRVAAQVDSDICASLVEEAISKYQTSFSKLTLPDLFPLINLNLSKESSFVHLMTDGGPENQGALDRIIFDYKLPINKITAGKDVSFSNSPIEAIHKITKYQCLHHLDIPNRQSLIQKLSEWIPIYNDQRPNRAGRYLLTPSEIFRGKSIDSNLLNQQSKDAKKQRYLLNKVTSCGVC, from the coding sequence ATGCAGACAGCGACCCATTCATCAGTCATACTTCCTACAATCCCTAAAAAAAACAGGAATTCATACGATACATTCTGGAAATTCAATGTCGCTAACGGCGTTATTACTTCCGAGCAGCTCAAAGGGTTACCGAAATCCACCGTTCACTCTCTAAAAAACAAAGATCCAGATTCCTTTCGTCATATCTACGGGTTTCGGTTTAACGGGATGGAGCCGAATCTTCAAAGAGAAGCTAACTACCTTTCCATACGCTTGGAAAACTCTCTTACCCTTCAAAAAGGGATCATCGCTCTTGCAAAAATCAAACTATGTCTTCTTCAGATCAAATCTCTTCCGAAAAAGATGAAAAACTCAATTCAAGTTAAAGAAAAAATCGTCCGTACCATTCAAAGAGTAAGGGACGACCTTGGATTCGAAAGAACATTAAGGAAGTTTCATATCTCAAAGTCCACTTTTCACAGCTGGTTTTTCCAAGTGCGGTTCCGATGTAGTAGTTCCTGGGAAAAACTCTGCCACAAGCGGTTTGTCGGTCAGATTTCAGTCAAGGAAATCGATTCTTTAAAAAATCTTCTTTTGGAAAAAGCTACTTTGTTTTGGCCTCTTTCTTCCATTTGGGGATGCGCTAGAAAAAACGACATTCTGCATTGCAGCTTATCTTCCTTTTACAAATGGGCAAGAGTGATTCGTCCCGAACTCTTTTCAAACAAGTTTAAGAAGCTAAAGAAAGAAGGTTTTAAAACCTACCGTCCCAATGAAGTTTGGCATTGCGATATCACTCAGTTTGTCACCAAAGACAACGTCAAATCTCATATTTACATCTTGATTGATAACTTCTCTAAGATGATTTTAGCGTTTAGAGTCGCTGCCCAAGTCGACAGCGACATCTGTGCTTCGTTAGTCGAGGAAGCCATTTCCAAGTATCAAACCTCTTTTTCCAAATTGACCTTGCCCGATCTTTTTCCTTTAATCAATCTCAATCTTTCTAAAGAATCTTCTTTCGTTCATTTGATGACCGACGGGGGGCCCGAAAATCAAGGCGCTCTCGACAGAATCATTTTTGATTACAAGCTTCCAATCAACAAAATTACCGCAGGTAAAGACGTTTCATTTTCTAATAGTCCCATAGAGGCAATCCACAAAATCACAAAGTATCAGTGCCTTCATCATTTAGATATTCCTAATAGACAATCTTTGATTCAAAAATTGTCCGAATGGATTCCCATCTACAACGATCAACGGCCCAACAGAGCCGGCCGTTATCTACTCACTCCTTCCGAAATCTTTCGCGGTAAATCCATTGATTCTAATTTGCTAAACCAACAATCGAAAGACGCTAAAAAACAAAGATACCTCCTTAATAAAGTTACATCCTGTGGAGTTTGTTAG
- a CDS encoding M23 family metallopeptidase, with the protein MGKNGTTGSYASTLNLGMSYNRQDGFGTSVGISRNNNVVLPGVGATLSRSEFGGWGADVSTDQYGSYEGKGGKYGGVSGGLSWNEHTGVTLSLNSGGTNAFNYNAQSGLTSNSNFLAESAMNNALAQGVADTDEEKAYKAAKAEADSRAAQNRNNQENGAAAASAIGYATQRRDEDGAPAHGAPSSHDTGQTLTSSGSFGPDGESTTGGRRPLSTEDKAAFWDNWKGETRAQTDASIAELRRMGYDTAEIEGKVQAYRNNQDSKTANSNSTTPTTHQSQGTGLYGGVVQNILNSAVSGASSLWDKIAGGGSKPVTNLNSLAENSYNYKPSRDLNSVSKPLADGAIIPGKGYNVTSEFGSRPDPFNPTGPTKNHRGIDIAMPMGTPVFATAPGKVIFSGTQNNGSKEVHIDHGGGLVSIFKHNSELLVQNNHQVVQGELITRSGNTGPSTGPHLHYELKLNGVVQNPANFNIRDWATNQ; encoded by the coding sequence ATGGGTAAAAACGGAACCACAGGATCGTATGCCAGCACTCTCAACTTGGGAATGAGCTACAACAGACAAGACGGCTTTGGCACTAGCGTGGGAATTTCAAGAAACAACAACGTGGTTCTTCCGGGAGTTGGTGCTACACTTTCTCGTTCGGAGTTTGGAGGATGGGGAGCGGATGTATCTACGGACCAATACGGTTCGTATGAAGGTAAAGGCGGTAAATACGGCGGAGTCAGTGGAGGACTTTCTTGGAACGAACACACGGGTGTTACACTCAGCTTAAACTCGGGGGGAACCAATGCATTCAACTACAATGCTCAGAGCGGTTTAACCAGTAACAGTAACTTTCTTGCCGAGTCTGCAATGAACAACGCTCTCGCTCAAGGTGTAGCCGATACCGATGAAGAGAAAGCATACAAAGCGGCGAAAGCAGAAGCAGATTCAAGAGCTGCTCAAAATAGAAACAATCAAGAAAATGGAGCGGCGGCGGCGAGTGCGATTGGATATGCGACTCAGAGAAGAGATGAAGATGGAGCACCAGCACACGGAGCCCCATCGTCGCATGACACAGGACAAACGTTAACTTCATCGGGATCGTTTGGGCCCGATGGAGAATCAACAACAGGAGGAAGACGTCCATTATCCACAGAAGATAAGGCAGCATTTTGGGACAACTGGAAAGGAGAAACTCGCGCTCAAACCGATGCAAGCATTGCAGAGTTAAGAAGAATGGGCTATGATACCGCGGAGATCGAAGGTAAAGTCCAAGCTTATCGTAATAACCAGGATTCAAAAACTGCAAACTCGAATTCAACAACACCTACTACACATCAAAGCCAAGGCACTGGGTTGTATGGTGGAGTAGTTCAGAATATTCTAAACTCTGCAGTCAGTGGGGCGAGTAGTTTGTGGGACAAGATTGCGGGGGGTGGTTCGAAGCCTGTTACAAACTTAAATTCGTTAGCAGAAAATAGCTATAACTATAAGCCTTCAAGAGATTTAAACTCCGTTTCAAAGCCTTTGGCTGATGGAGCAATAATTCCAGGAAAAGGGTATAATGTTACTTCAGAGTTTGGAAGTAGGCCCGACCCATTTAATCCGACTGGTCCAACGAAAAATCATCGGGGAATTGATATTGCAATGCCCATGGGAACACCAGTATTTGCAACTGCGCCTGGAAAGGTTATCTTTTCCGGGACACAAAATAATGGTTCAAAGGAAGTTCATATAGATCACGGTGGTGGCCTTGTCTCAATTTTTAAACACAACTCTGAGTTACTAGTTCAAAATAATCATCAGGTAGTGCAAGGAGAGTTAATCACTAGATCAGGAAATACCGGGCCATCTACGGGTCCCCATTTACATTATGAATTAAAACTTAATGGGGTTGTTCAGAATCCTGCTAATTTTAATATACGTGATTGGGCTACAAATCAATGA
- a CDS encoding DUF5615 family PIN-like protein has product MKVFLDTCVWGGVSKELKALGIDTVWSGDFTKDPGDEEILKMAYEEKRILITLDKDFGELAVFRKLPHCGIIRLVNLSSKEQTRVSHYVLKLHEKELLSGAIITASANKLRLRLPGE; this is encoded by the coding sequence GTGAAAGTATTTTTGGATACTTGTGTATGGGGAGGCGTGTCAAAGGAGCTTAAAGCTTTGGGAATAGATACGGTTTGGTCGGGAGACTTTACTAAAGATCCTGGAGATGAGGAAATTCTGAAAATGGCATATGAAGAAAAGAGAATATTAATAACCTTAGACAAGGATTTTGGAGAACTTGCAGTATTTCGAAAACTTCCTCATTGTGGAATTATTCGTTTAGTCAATTTATCCAGTAAGGAACAGACGAGAGTAAGCCACTATGTATTAAAATTACACGAAAAGGAACTGTTGTCTGGAGCGATCATTACGGCGTCTGCGAACAAACTAAGACTTCGTTTACCGGGCGAATGA
- a CDS encoding DUF433 domain-containing protein, with amino-acid sequence MNQDKLLERITFNPEIFGGKPIVRGRRLAVEHILGMLAAGDTAETILQGYPWLESDDIQACLVYAYRMIGNERIENIPQETSQVA; translated from the coding sequence ATGAATCAAGACAAACTACTAGAAAGAATAACATTCAATCCGGAAATATTCGGAGGTAAACCCATCGTTCGAGGCCGTCGTTTGGCAGTGGAACACATACTTGGAATGCTTGCGGCAGGAGATACGGCGGAAACGATATTGCAAGGTTATCCTTGGTTGGAATCGGACGACATTCAAGCGTGTCTGGTCTATGCGTATCGAATGATCGGAAACGAGAGAATAGAGAACATCCCGCAAGAAACAAGCCAGGTTGCGTGA
- a CDS encoding DUF2283 domain-containing protein, which translates to MDREIKIYFDKESDYLEVLFEKKEGFFKETENDAVMEKVDVLGNVIGFSILEVSSFQKEPVSVFLRSGAA; encoded by the coding sequence ATGGATAGGGAGATTAAGATATATTTCGACAAAGAGTCTGACTACTTAGAAGTCCTCTTTGAAAAGAAAGAAGGTTTTTTTAAAGAAACGGAAAACGATGCAGTAATGGAAAAAGTGGATGTATTGGGGAATGTAATCGGGTTTTCGATTCTTGAGGTAAGTTCCTTCCAGAAAGAACCCGTATCTGTTTTCCTTCGTAGTGGTGCCGCTTAA
- a CDS encoding UPF0175 family protein: MVKTLRLELPDGLNLNEQTLQMPLAVKLYEAGQCSSGQAAKVAGVTKRSFIETMGAFGGSIFSGYTTQDYLNDIQNA, encoded by the coding sequence ATGGTAAAAACTTTAAGATTAGAATTACCGGACGGACTCAATTTGAACGAGCAGACGTTACAGATGCCACTTGCAGTAAAACTTTATGAAGCCGGTCAGTGTTCGTCGGGGCAGGCAGCGAAAGTAGCTGGTGTGACAAAACGTAGTTTTATTGAAACGATGGGTGCCTTTGGTGGTTCCATCTTTTCGGGTTATACAACACAAGATTATTTAAACGACATTCAGAATGCGTGA
- a CDS encoding ParA family protein — protein MQIITMASLKGGVAKTTTAINLSIQLWKKRKRVLCMDLDLNNNLTDFFLRGVKEEELDTRNVYHALLEQKEIEACVYETGFSGIHILPATIRLGEMTNELGNDPEVFGSFAENLRKLNYDYIIIDTPVYLSLELRFALSIADLVLFPVRPSRWNYQGMKTLLGEVENIFEEHPEADGFGASVGGGSKLAEKKTKTLLVPSIVGKGKKESERIDRLKKKYKVSKTVISKLSAIETAGELGKPLKENTKGYELFEELTREVLELTCGGKKRKVIQ, from the coding sequence ATGCAAATCATCACGATGGCGTCGTTAAAAGGTGGAGTAGCCAAGACAACAACAGCGATCAATCTTTCGATCCAGTTATGGAAGAAGAGAAAGAGAGTGCTGTGTATGGACTTGGATTTGAACAACAATCTAACAGACTTTTTTCTCCGGGGAGTGAAAGAAGAGGAGTTGGATACAAGGAACGTATATCATGCGCTACTCGAACAAAAAGAGATCGAGGCTTGTGTGTATGAGACCGGATTTTCCGGGATTCATATCTTACCGGCCACGATACGATTGGGAGAGATGACGAATGAATTAGGAAACGACCCGGAAGTGTTCGGATCGTTTGCGGAGAATTTAAGAAAACTCAATTATGATTATATAATCATTGATACGCCGGTGTATCTTTCTTTGGAGCTACGGTTTGCATTGTCGATAGCGGATTTAGTATTGTTTCCCGTGAGGCCGTCCAGATGGAACTATCAGGGGATGAAAACTCTACTGGGAGAAGTGGAAAATATATTCGAAGAGCATCCGGAGGCGGACGGGTTCGGAGCAAGCGTCGGCGGAGGTTCCAAACTTGCAGAGAAGAAAACCAAGACGTTACTTGTTCCTTCAATCGTCGGAAAGGGAAAGAAGGAATCGGAACGAATCGACAGACTTAAAAAGAAATACAAAGTATCGAAGACGGTCATATCTAAGTTATCGGCGATTGAGACGGCGGGAGAACTTGGAAAGCCATTGAAGGAGAACACGAAGGGATACGAGTTATTCGAGGAACTGACTCGGGAAGTCTTGGAACTTACCTGTGGCGGGAAGAAGCGCAAGGTAATCCAATGA